One Deinococcus grandis DNA window includes the following coding sequences:
- the ileS gene encoding isoleucine--tRNA ligase, with translation MTDKKTLFTPVQGNPNFPALEQGILDFWKRERVFERSLEQTKGGPVFTFFEGPPTANGQPGVHHVQARSFKDLFPRFRTMQGFHVPRKAGWDTHGLPVELGVEKKLGLNSKREVEAYGIDKFNAECRASVFEYEAEWRRFTERMGYWVDLDDAYMTLHKDYIESIWWSVKNLSEKGLLYKGFRVAPYCPKDGTTLSNAEVSEGYKDIQDPSVYVPFRLTDPARLGLEDGAAFLVWTTTPWTLPYNVGVAIHPEFEYVAARDKDGHVLILAASLRAEVLGEDAEVVKTFKGSELERVAYQPLFTEAYEAEGEGKPVWMSGLDTYVSDSDGTGIVHTAPAFGEDDMRLARNYGFPVIVGVDGEGKHRFGPWQGVFFRDANTEIVRDLRARGLMWREKNFLHAYPHCWRCGTPLMYYATESWYLNNTRLKERLIELNQTIDWHPPHIRNGRYGGWLENLIDWNLSRNRYWGTPLPVWEAEDGEYRVIGSYAELAELSGRPELTGPDFDPHRPFVDDITFEADGKTFRRVPYVMDVWYDSGSMPFAQHHYPFENREKFEQGGFPADFIAEAIDQTRGWFNSLHQIGTMVFDSVAYKSVICSGHILDEKGAKMSKSKGNVVNPWDVFEQYGADAARWYMYVSAPPELSRRFGMNLVGEAFRSYFLTLWNTYSFFVLYANLDQPDLKAAAPADQRPEVDRWLLAKVQALIATVTGALENYDPTGASRALQDFVVEDLSNWYVRRNRRRFWAGDDGADHNAYATLHYALVTVTQLTAPFTPFLAETLYGNLVRSLVPDAPDSVHLTPWPKVDEALAAPTLVGEMDAVLRVVSLGRAVRGQTGMRQRQPLPKVMVRARTAGQTQALGRFAEQLKEELNVKEVELIDQFTELVSYVLRPNLPVLGKKFGKAVPQVRAALAAADASEVARFVRDGKQFEVIAPTGERFELGPDEVLVDAKSPEGFAAQEEAGYLVAFDTTLTRELELEGLARDLVRGVQDARKKAGFEVQDRIALHLDLSGDAREAAEAWQEYLMSETLAETLVFAPADGFEAELEGGKAYLQKLETASHN, from the coding sequence ATGACCGACAAGAAGACCCTCTTCACGCCCGTGCAGGGCAACCCGAACTTCCCCGCGCTGGAACAGGGCATCCTCGACTTCTGGAAACGCGAACGCGTGTTCGAACGCTCGCTGGAGCAGACCAAAGGCGGCCCCGTCTTCACGTTCTTCGAGGGCCCACCCACCGCGAACGGTCAGCCCGGCGTGCACCACGTCCAGGCCCGCTCGTTCAAGGACCTCTTCCCGCGCTTCCGGACCATGCAGGGCTTCCACGTGCCGCGTAAGGCCGGCTGGGACACACACGGCCTGCCGGTCGAGCTGGGCGTCGAGAAGAAACTCGGCCTGAACAGCAAACGTGAGGTCGAGGCGTACGGCATCGACAAGTTCAACGCCGAGTGCCGCGCCAGCGTGTTCGAGTACGAGGCCGAGTGGCGCAGGTTCACCGAGCGCATGGGCTACTGGGTGGACCTGGACGACGCGTACATGACGCTGCACAAGGACTACATCGAGAGCATCTGGTGGAGCGTCAAGAACCTCAGTGAGAAGGGCCTGCTGTACAAGGGCTTCCGCGTGGCGCCTTACTGCCCCAAGGACGGCACGACCCTGAGCAACGCCGAGGTCAGCGAGGGGTACAAGGACATCCAGGACCCGAGCGTGTACGTGCCGTTCCGCCTGACCGACCCGGCCCGCCTGGGCCTGGAGGACGGCGCGGCGTTCCTGGTGTGGACGACCACCCCCTGGACGCTGCCGTACAACGTGGGCGTCGCCATCCACCCGGAGTTCGAGTACGTGGCCGCGCGCGACAAGGACGGCCACGTGCTGATCCTGGCCGCCAGCCTGCGCGCCGAGGTGCTGGGCGAGGACGCCGAGGTCGTGAAGACCTTCAAGGGGAGTGAGCTGGAGCGCGTGGCGTACCAGCCGCTGTTCACGGAAGCCTACGAGGCCGAGGGCGAGGGCAAGCCCGTGTGGATGTCGGGTCTGGACACCTACGTGTCCGACAGCGACGGGACCGGGATCGTGCACACCGCGCCCGCCTTCGGTGAGGACGACATGCGCCTGGCGCGGAACTACGGCTTCCCGGTGATCGTCGGTGTGGACGGCGAGGGCAAGCACCGCTTCGGCCCCTGGCAGGGCGTGTTCTTCCGCGACGCGAACACCGAGATCGTCCGCGACCTGCGCGCGCGCGGCCTGATGTGGCGCGAGAAGAACTTCCTGCACGCCTACCCGCACTGCTGGCGCTGCGGCACCCCGCTGATGTACTACGCCACCGAGAGCTGGTACCTGAACAACACCCGCCTCAAGGAGCGTCTGATCGAACTGAACCAGACGATCGACTGGCACCCGCCGCACATCAGGAACGGCCGCTACGGCGGGTGGCTGGAGAACCTGATCGACTGGAACCTCTCGCGCAACCGCTACTGGGGCACGCCGCTGCCCGTGTGGGAGGCCGAGGACGGCGAGTACCGCGTGATCGGCAGCTACGCCGAACTGGCCGAACTGAGTGGCCGCCCCGAACTGACCGGCCCGGACTTCGACCCGCACCGGCCGTTCGTGGACGACATCACCTTCGAGGCGGATGGCAAGACCTTCCGGCGCGTGCCGTACGTGATGGACGTCTGGTACGACAGCGGCAGCATGCCGTTCGCGCAGCACCACTACCCCTTCGAGAACAGGGAGAAGTTCGAGCAGGGCGGCTTCCCGGCCGACTTCATCGCGGAGGCCATCGACCAGACGCGCGGCTGGTTCAACAGCCTGCACCAGATCGGCACGATGGTGTTCGACTCCGTGGCGTACAAGAGCGTCATCTGCTCCGGGCACATCCTGGACGAGAAGGGCGCCAAGATGAGCAAGAGCAAGGGGAACGTCGTTAACCCCTGGGACGTGTTCGAGCAGTACGGCGCGGACGCCGCCCGCTGGTACATGTACGTCAGCGCGCCGCCCGAACTGAGCCGCCGCTTCGGCATGAACCTCGTCGGCGAGGCGTTCCGCAGCTACTTCCTGACGCTGTGGAACACCTACTCGTTCTTCGTGCTGTACGCGAACCTCGACCAGCCGGACCTGAAGGCCGCCGCGCCCGCCGATCAGCGTCCCGAGGTGGACCGCTGGCTGCTCGCCAAGGTGCAGGCCCTGATCGCCACCGTCACGGGCGCGCTGGAGAACTACGACCCGACCGGAGCCAGCCGCGCCCTGCAGGACTTCGTCGTGGAGGACCTGAGCAACTGGTACGTGCGCCGCAACCGCCGCCGCTTCTGGGCCGGGGACGACGGCGCCGACCACAACGCGTACGCCACGCTGCACTACGCGCTCGTGACCGTCACGCAGCTCACCGCGCCGTTCACGCCGTTCCTCGCGGAGACGCTGTACGGGAACCTCGTGCGCTCGCTGGTCCCGGACGCGCCCGACAGCGTGCACCTCACCCCCTGGCCGAAGGTGGACGAGGCGCTGGCCGCCCCGACCCTGGTGGGCGAGATGGACGCCGTGCTGCGCGTCGTCAGCCTGGGCCGCGCCGTCCGCGGACAGACCGGCATGCGCCAGCGTCAGCCCCTCCCGAAGGTCATGGTCCGCGCCCGCACTGCAGGGCAGACCCAGGCGCTGGGCCGCTTCGCCGAGCAGCTCAAGGAGGAACTGAACGTCAAGGAGGTCGAACTGATCGACCAGTTCACCGAACTCGTCAGCTACGTGCTGCGCCCCAACCTCCCGGTGCTGGGCAAGAAGTTCGGGAAGGCCGTCCCGCAGGTCCGCGCCGCACTGGCCGCCGCCGACGCCAGCGAGGTCGCCCGCTTCGTGCGCGACGGCAAGCAGTTCGAGGTCATCGCCCCGACCGGTGAACGCTTCGAACTCGGGCCGGACGAGGTCCTCGTGGACGCCAAGTCCCCTGAGGGCTTCGCCGCGCAGGAGGAAGCCGGGTACCTCGTCGCCTTCGACACCACCCTCACCCGCGAACTGGAACTCGAAGGCCTCGCCCGCGACCTCGTGCGCGGCGTGCAGGACGCCCGCAAGAAAGCCGGGTTCGAGGTGCAGGACCGCATCGCCCTTCACCTGGACCTCAGCGGCGACGCCCGCGAGGCCGCCGAGGCGTGGCAGGAATACCTGATGAGCGAAACGCTGGCCGAGACGCTGGTGTTCGCCCCCGCCGACGGGTTCGAGGCCGAACTCGAAGGCGGCAAGGCGTACCTGCAGAAACTGGAGACCGCCAGCCACAACTGA
- a CDS encoding tryptophan-rich sensory protein produces the protein MTGLPRQITLLLATILTLVMNYLSNALPLFGNSNKEVSDALPNAFTPAGLTFAVWGPIFLGLLVFAVYQALPAQRGPRYDRLFWPFLLGNLLNVSWLLAFQSLNFGPSVIIMLALLASLIWLYLTVRGLPPQGAERWTLALPTSLYLGWISVATIANITAYLISVGVTTGALGLSAPVWSAVLVVIAAAIGVFFLARFHDYAFAGVLLWAFYGVYVARPDAATVVTGVAIAAALVVLGALLSLRTRRTAL, from the coding sequence ATGACCGGACTTCCCAGGCAGATCACGCTGCTGCTCGCCACGATCCTCACGCTCGTGATGAACTACCTCAGCAACGCCCTCCCACTCTTCGGCAACTCGAACAAGGAGGTCAGCGACGCCCTCCCGAACGCTTTCACGCCCGCCGGACTCACGTTTGCCGTGTGGGGCCCCATCTTCCTGGGCCTGCTGGTCTTCGCCGTGTACCAGGCGCTGCCCGCCCAGCGCGGCCCCCGGTATGACCGGCTGTTCTGGCCGTTCCTGCTGGGCAACCTGCTGAATGTCTCCTGGCTGCTGGCCTTCCAGAGCCTGAACTTCGGCCCCAGTGTGATCATCATGCTGGCCCTGCTCGCCAGCCTGATCTGGCTGTACCTCACGGTGCGCGGCCTGCCGCCCCAGGGCGCGGAACGCTGGACGCTCGCGCTGCCCACCTCGCTGTACCTGGGCTGGATCAGCGTCGCCACGATCGCCAACATCACCGCGTACCTCATCAGCGTCGGCGTGACGACCGGCGCGCTGGGCCTCAGCGCCCCCGTCTGGTCCGCCGTGCTCGTCGTGATCGCCGCCGCGATCGGCGTGTTCTTCCTGGCCCGCTTCCACGACTACGCCTTCGCCGGGGTGCTGCTGTGGGCCTTCTACGGCGTGTACGTCGCCCGCCCCGACGCCGCGACCGTCGTGACCGGCGTCGCCATCGCCGCCGCGCTCGTCGTGCTGGGCGCCCTGCTCAGCCTGCGCACCCGCCGCACCGCGCTGTAA
- the argJ gene encoding bifunctional glutamate N-acetyltransferase/amino-acid acetyltransferase ArgJ — MSLTFPTGFTAAAMAAGIKPSGRTDLSGVTSAADCTWAFAGTRSTTAAACVTRNRDLYAQGAPIRALLVNAGNANAATGTRGAHDNADMADAFGSVLNVRPEAVLTASTGIIGHLLPMDKVLSGIEHLPDELGSGADAFASAIMTTDTRPKTAEATLSSGARIVGTAKGSGMIHPDMATMFAFAFTDAQIDQAALREAFPAIVNRTFNAVTVDGDTSTNDMAVVLCNGQAGATDLQEFLTALEGVMRDLARQIAADGEGATKLLTVQVSGARSEAEALAAARTCCVSPLLKSAVHGNDPNWGRVIMAVGRSGAGVNIEKLRVTVQGHPVFQGKPLPYDDAQVSESMKAEEVVFTIDLGVGDARGEAWGCDLSAEYVSINADYTT; from the coding sequence ATGAGCCTCACCTTCCCCACCGGCTTCACCGCCGCCGCCATGGCCGCCGGCATCAAGCCCAGCGGCCGGACCGACCTGAGCGGCGTCACGAGCGCCGCGGACTGCACCTGGGCGTTCGCGGGGACGCGCAGTACCACCGCCGCCGCGTGCGTCACCCGCAACCGCGACCTGTACGCGCAGGGCGCGCCCATCCGCGCGCTGCTCGTGAACGCTGGGAACGCCAACGCCGCCACCGGCACCCGCGGCGCCCATGACAACGCCGACATGGCCGACGCCTTCGGCAGCGTCCTGAACGTGCGGCCCGAGGCGGTCCTGACCGCCAGCACCGGCATCATCGGGCACCTGCTGCCCATGGACAAGGTACTCAGCGGCATTGAGCACCTGCCGGACGAACTCGGCAGCGGCGCGGACGCCTTCGCCAGCGCCATCATGACCACCGACACCCGCCCCAAGACCGCGGAAGCGACCTTAAGCAGCGGCGCGCGCATCGTCGGGACCGCCAAGGGCAGCGGCATGATCCACCCCGACATGGCGACCATGTTCGCCTTCGCGTTCACCGACGCCCAGATCGATCAGGCGGCGCTGCGCGAGGCGTTCCCCGCCATCGTGAACCGCACCTTCAACGCCGTCACCGTCGACGGCGACACGAGCACCAACGACATGGCCGTCGTCCTGTGCAACGGACAGGCCGGCGCCACCGACCTTCAGGAGTTCCTGACCGCCCTGGAAGGCGTCATGCGCGACCTCGCCCGCCAGATCGCCGCCGACGGCGAGGGCGCCACCAAACTCCTGACCGTGCAGGTCAGCGGCGCCCGCAGCGAGGCCGAAGCCCTGGCCGCCGCCCGCACCTGCTGCGTCAGTCCCCTGCTCAAGAGCGCCGTGCACGGCAACGACCCCAACTGGGGCCGCGTGATCATGGCCGTCGGCCGCAGCGGCGCGGGCGTGAACATCGAGAAACTCCGCGTCACTGTGCAGGGCCACCCGGTCTTCCAGGGCAAACCCCTCCCGTACGACGACGCGCAGGTCAGCGAGAGCATGAAGGCCGAGGAGGTCGTCTTCACCATCGACCTCGGCGTGGGCGACGCGCGCGGCGAGGCCTGGGGCTGCGACCTCAGCGCCGAGTACGTCAGCATCAACGCCGACTACACGACCTGA
- a CDS encoding GMC family oxidoreductase, translating into MTSGDVGQGRVDFIVVGAGSGGCVAARRLLDAGARVLLLEAGGPDSHPLIRAPGAFNKLFRTAVDWNLTTVPQPRAAGRSFYWPRGKVLGGSSAINATIWIRGSRRDFDRWGDGWTWEDVLPDFRALESYRGPASETRGVDGPMPAGARGASHELSHAFVKAAAVGLGLPVVDSFNDGVLDGAGLLESNHQGGERFSAFRAFLKPVLGHPNLTVLTGAHVLELLWEGQRAAGVRLRWRGRTLDAPAGGVILTAGAVQTPQLLMLSGIGPRAELQRHGIPVRVALEAVGGGLQDHLAVPVISRSRITSLDRVPQGEALARYLWNRSGPLSSNVAEASAFTHARAGLSSQDDPDIQFHFGPAYFRDHGFRTEPGNHFTVGPVLVDVHSRGRLTLASRDPLAAPVIDPGYLTDDRDVQSLVAGVRQAREIASSPPLSELRGAEVLPGEGHRSDAALRQHVARECATLYHPVGTAALGDGDDAVVSRDLAVRDVRGLWVGDASVMPRIIHANTNATSMMIGARAATFALREVGGR; encoded by the coding sequence ATGACAAGCGGGGACGTGGGGCAGGGGCGCGTGGATTTCATCGTGGTGGGGGCCGGGTCGGGCGGCTGCGTGGCGGCGCGGCGGCTGCTGGACGCGGGCGCGCGGGTGCTGCTGCTGGAGGCGGGCGGGCCGGACTCGCATCCGCTGATCCGCGCGCCGGGCGCGTTCAACAAGCTGTTCCGCACGGCGGTGGACTGGAACCTGACGACGGTGCCGCAGCCGCGCGCGGCGGGGCGGTCGTTCTACTGGCCGCGCGGGAAGGTGCTGGGTGGCAGCAGCGCGATCAACGCGACCATCTGGATTCGAGGCTCGCGGCGGGATTTCGACCGCTGGGGCGACGGCTGGACCTGGGAGGATGTGCTGCCGGATTTCCGCGCGCTGGAGTCGTACCGGGGCCCGGCGTCGGAGACGCGCGGCGTGGACGGCCCGATGCCCGCCGGGGCGCGCGGCGCGTCGCACGAGCTGAGTCACGCGTTCGTGAAGGCGGCGGCGGTGGGGCTGGGCCTGCCGGTCGTGGACTCCTTCAATGATGGCGTGCTGGACGGCGCGGGTCTGCTGGAGAGCAACCATCAGGGGGGCGAGCGGTTCAGTGCGTTCCGGGCGTTCCTGAAGCCGGTGCTGGGTCACCCGAACCTGACGGTCCTGACGGGCGCTCACGTGCTGGAACTGCTGTGGGAGGGCCAGCGTGCGGCGGGCGTGCGGCTGCGCTGGCGGGGCCGGACGCTGGACGCCCCGGCGGGCGGGGTGATCCTCACGGCGGGCGCGGTGCAGACGCCGCAGCTGCTGATGCTGTCGGGGATCGGGCCGCGCGCGGAACTGCAGCGGCACGGCATCCCGGTCCGTGTGGCGCTGGAGGCCGTGGGTGGGGGGCTGCAGGATCACCTCGCGGTGCCGGTGATCAGCCGCTCGCGGATCACCAGCCTGGACCGGGTGCCGCAGGGCGAGGCGCTGGCGCGGTACCTGTGGAACCGCAGCGGCCCGCTGAGCAGCAACGTCGCGGAGGCCAGTGCGTTCACGCACGCCCGCGCGGGCCTGAGCAGCCAGGACGACCCGGACATCCAGTTTCATTTCGGTCCGGCGTACTTCCGGGATCACGGGTTCCGGACCGAGCCGGGGAACCACTTCACGGTGGGGCCGGTGCTCGTGGACGTGCACAGCCGGGGCCGCCTGACCCTCGCGTCGCGTGACCCTCTCGCCGCGCCGGTCATCGACCCGGGGTACCTGACGGACGACCGGGACGTGCAGAGTCTCGTGGCGGGCGTGCGGCAGGCGCGTGAGATCGCCTCCAGCCCGCCGCTGTCCGAACTGCGCGGCGCGGAGGTCCTGCCGGGCGAGGGGCACCGCAGTGACGCGGCGCTGCGCCAGCATGTGGCGCGCGAGTGCGCGACCCTGTACCACCCGGTCGGCACGGCGGCCCTGGGCGACGGGGACGACGCCGTGGTGAGCCGTGACCTGGCGGTGCGGGACGTGCGGGGCCTGTGGGTGGGGGACGCGAGCGTCATGCCGCGCATCATTCACGCGAACACGAACGCGACGAGCATGATGATCGGCGCGCGGGCCGCGACCTTCGCACTCCGTGAGGTCGGCGGGCGCTGA
- the deoD gene encoding purine-nucleoside phosphorylase: protein MSIHLNAEPGQIAETVLLPGDPLRAKHIAETFLTDPVLHNTVRGMHGYTGTYKGKRVSVQGTGMGIASSMIYVSELITQYGCKNLIRVGTAGSYQADVHVRDIVLAQAACTDSNINNIRFGAKNFAPIADFDLLMRAYQIARERGHTTHVGNIMSSDTFYHDDFDQYKIWADFGVLAVEMEAAGLYTLAAKHGVKALTVLTISDHLVTREETTAEERQLTFNAMIEIALDAALGE, encoded by the coding sequence TTCACCTGAACGCCGAACCCGGCCAGATCGCCGAAACCGTCCTGCTGCCCGGCGACCCCCTGCGCGCCAAGCACATCGCCGAGACGTTCCTGACCGACCCCGTCCTGCACAACACCGTGCGCGGCATGCACGGCTACACCGGCACCTACAAGGGCAAGCGTGTCAGCGTGCAGGGCACCGGCATGGGCATCGCCAGCTCCATGATCTACGTCAGCGAACTGATCACCCAGTACGGCTGCAAGAACCTCATCCGTGTCGGCACGGCCGGCAGCTACCAGGCGGACGTGCACGTGCGGGACATCGTGCTGGCGCAGGCCGCGTGCACGGACAGCAACATCAACAACATCCGCTTCGGCGCGAAGAACTTCGCCCCAATCGCCGACTTCGACCTGCTGATGCGCGCCTACCAGATCGCCCGCGAACGCGGCCACACCACGCACGTCGGCAACATCATGAGCAGCGACACCTTCTACCACGACGACTTCGACCAGTACAAAATCTGGGCGGACTTCGGCGTGCTGGCCGTCGAGATGGAAGCCGCCGGGCTGTACACCCTGGCCGCCAAGCACGGCGTGAAGGCCCTGACCGTCCTGACCATCAGCGACCACCTCGTCACCCGCGAGGAGACCACCGCCGAGGAACGCCAGCTGACCTTCAACGCCATGATCGAGATCGCGCTCGACGCCGCGCTCGGCGAGTAA